The genomic stretch CCTACCACTGCTGATCTGCCCACTGAAGAGCACGACCTCGTAGTGGTCGGCGCAGGCCTCAGCGGCATCAACACTGCCCACCGGCTGCAAACCGAGCTGCCTCACCGGTCCTTCACGATCCTCGAGGCGCGCGACGTTATTGGCGGCACatggagcttcttcaagtaTCCCGGCATGCGCAGCGACTCGTCTCTCCGGTCCTTTGGCTTGGACTGGCACCCCTGGAAACTCCCCCCACAAGGTTGCCACCGCAGG from Trichoderma atroviride chromosome 3, complete sequence encodes the following:
- a CDS encoding uncharacterized protein (EggNog:ENOG41); amino-acid sequence: MSDSPPTTADLPTEEHDLVVVGAGLSGINTAHRLQTELPHRSFTILEARDVIGGTWSFFKYPGMRSDSSLRSFGLDWHPWKLPPQGCHRRRDLRLSGRRVQSGWHL